One region of Termitidicoccus mucosus genomic DNA includes:
- a CDS encoding acyl-CoA dehydratase activase-related protein translates to MQLQAEFHAGLDVGSTTLKLVIVEPAGGGIVFSEYRRHNTDIPAGLRAVFAHARETIGADARIALAVTGSAGMGLAEAHGIPFLQEVIAAAEVVTRRNPDIRTLVDIGGEDAKMIFFAPGRAPDIRMNGSCAGGTGAFIDQVATLLGVEVAQLDALARDARTVHPIASRCGVFAKTDIQNLLARNVPPADIAASVFHAVALQVVTTLARGRDIMPRLLLCGGPLAFIPGLRAACLKMMNVAEADCAVPENAALVPALGCAIARDHARLAGTIDELLARFATARPGMPLLNGARLEKLFADTAAYDAWKAAKQRHALPRVALDALETDTCFLGIDSGSTTTKIIAIDARERVMFTFYEKNNGNPLAAVRKGLSRFHDEAAAAGRPALRIASAAVTGYGEDLVKAAFDFDLGLVETIAHYLAAHKLSPDVTFILDIGGQDMKAAFIENGAIVRLDINEACSSGCGSFIEGFANSLRHTAAEFSALACTAGTPCDLGTRCTVFMNSKVKQSLREGSTLQDIAAGLAYSVVKNCLYKVLKLKNPGDLGAHIVVQGGTMRNHAVVRALELLTGREALFADMPELMGAYGAALHALRNAAHGTRTARPPDAAAARMPLLAALTHPAEAVTEDITCPGCENRCSVRKYAFDNANIFFSGNKCEKIFTNRGASARKGESIYPFKYSQLFGRAAPSAGAPPIARARAPVIGIPRALNYYENHPFWHALLTTAGARVVLSGRSTFGLYEKGAGTIMSDNICFPAKLVHGHIYDLIARKVDRILMPFVVYEQREDTRSVNTFNCPVVTGYSDVVRSAIDPEKKHGIALDAPSVTFHDTKLLERACRGYIVDTLGLPARVFPRAFAAALGAQEAHARGLAEKARAIAVSAAEKGRLLILLAGRPYHTDPLIQHKVADMIAAFGADVISEDIVRLDDDPAAADPGTVRQWAYTNRILKAARWVAGAPAHVHFVQLTSFGCGPDAFVIDEAGDILRRAGKSHTILKIDDINNLGSLRLRIRSLVESLEYRAAAPAGASLATPATGAAAPAIVPSGATCLPNQKSKIENSTTPAFTAADRRRTILAPFFSEAYSPFIPAILGLMGYRVVNLPPANDASIDYGLKYANNEVCYPATLVVGDIIRALNSGKYQAGEIAAGITQTGGQCRASNYIALIKKALVAAGHPDVPVISVATAGGALSNDQPGFQLRWRGNIRPTIAAILYADRIAQMHNATAPRERAPGASARLRDDYAAAGAACVARRDLPALYQLLREAARDFNAAADPAKTRIPRIGIVGEIYVKYNSIGNKNIVEWLIAQGIEPVVPPLAGFFLQEFPNRRTNVAQNLAHRTGLPFMDTLAYALVRHYLKKFDRIGSAFRHHHPFPDIYGEAKSASRIINLAAQYGEGWLIPAELSSFAHRGIHNAVSLQPFGCIANHLVAKGIEKRIRDLYPRMNLLFLDLDSGASEANLLNRLHFMIQNARVEATRSSAPELVEM, encoded by the coding sequence ATGCAACTACAAGCCGAATTTCACGCCGGCCTCGATGTCGGCTCCACCACGCTCAAGCTCGTCATCGTCGAGCCCGCCGGCGGCGGCATCGTCTTCTCCGAATACCGCCGTCACAACACCGACATCCCCGCCGGCCTGCGCGCCGTGTTCGCCCATGCCCGCGAAACCATCGGCGCCGACGCTCGCATCGCGCTCGCCGTCACCGGCTCCGCCGGCATGGGCCTCGCCGAGGCGCACGGCATCCCGTTTCTCCAGGAAGTCATCGCCGCCGCCGAGGTCGTCACCCGGCGCAATCCCGACATCCGCACCCTCGTCGACATCGGCGGCGAGGATGCGAAAATGATTTTCTTCGCGCCCGGCCGTGCGCCCGACATCCGCATGAACGGCTCCTGCGCGGGCGGCACCGGCGCGTTTATCGACCAGGTCGCCACGCTTCTCGGCGTCGAGGTCGCGCAACTGGACGCGCTCGCGCGCGACGCCCGCACGGTGCATCCCATCGCCTCGCGCTGCGGCGTGTTTGCCAAGACCGACATCCAGAACCTCCTCGCGCGCAATGTCCCGCCCGCCGACATCGCCGCGAGCGTCTTCCACGCCGTCGCGCTCCAGGTCGTCACCACACTCGCGCGCGGCCGCGACATCATGCCTCGCCTGCTGCTCTGCGGCGGCCCGCTCGCCTTCATCCCCGGCCTGCGCGCCGCCTGCCTGAAGATGATGAATGTCGCCGAGGCCGACTGCGCCGTGCCGGAAAACGCCGCGCTCGTCCCCGCGCTCGGCTGCGCCATCGCGCGCGACCACGCCCGCCTCGCCGGCACCATTGACGAACTCCTCGCCCGCTTCGCCACCGCGCGCCCCGGCATGCCGCTCCTGAACGGCGCCCGCCTCGAAAAGCTCTTCGCCGACACCGCCGCCTACGATGCGTGGAAGGCCGCCAAGCAGCGCCACGCACTCCCCCGCGTCGCGCTCGACGCCCTCGAAACCGACACCTGCTTCCTCGGCATCGACTCCGGCTCGACCACCACGAAAATCATCGCCATCGACGCGCGCGAGCGGGTCATGTTCACCTTCTACGAAAAAAACAACGGCAACCCGCTCGCCGCCGTGCGCAAGGGCCTCTCGCGCTTCCACGACGAAGCCGCCGCCGCCGGCCGCCCCGCGCTCCGCATCGCCTCGGCCGCCGTCACCGGCTACGGCGAGGACCTGGTCAAGGCCGCCTTCGACTTCGATCTGGGCCTGGTCGAGACCATCGCGCACTATCTCGCCGCGCACAAACTGTCCCCCGATGTCACCTTCATCCTCGACATCGGCGGGCAGGACATGAAGGCCGCCTTCATCGAAAACGGCGCCATCGTGCGCCTCGACATCAACGAGGCCTGCTCCTCCGGCTGCGGCTCCTTCATCGAGGGCTTTGCCAACTCGCTCCGCCACACCGCCGCCGAATTCTCCGCGCTCGCCTGCACTGCCGGGACCCCCTGCGACCTCGGCACGCGCTGCACCGTGTTCATGAATTCGAAGGTCAAGCAATCCCTCCGCGAAGGCTCGACCCTCCAGGACATCGCCGCCGGCCTCGCCTACTCCGTCGTCAAAAACTGCCTCTACAAAGTCCTGAAGCTAAAAAACCCCGGCGACCTCGGCGCGCACATCGTCGTGCAAGGCGGCACCATGCGCAACCACGCCGTCGTCCGCGCGCTCGAGTTGCTCACCGGCCGCGAGGCGCTTTTTGCCGACATGCCCGAGCTCATGGGCGCATATGGAGCCGCGCTGCACGCCCTGCGAAACGCCGCGCATGGAACGCGGACGGCCCGTCCGCCCGATGCCGCCGCCGCGCGCATGCCGCTGCTCGCCGCCCTCACCCACCCCGCCGAGGCGGTCACCGAGGACATCACCTGCCCCGGCTGCGAAAACCGCTGCTCCGTCCGCAAATATGCCTTCGACAACGCCAACATCTTTTTCTCCGGCAACAAGTGCGAGAAAATCTTCACCAACCGCGGGGCCTCCGCCCGCAAAGGCGAAAGCATCTACCCCTTCAAATACAGCCAGCTTTTCGGACGCGCCGCGCCTTCCGCCGGCGCTCCCCCAATCGCGCGCGCCCGCGCGCCCGTCATCGGCATCCCCCGCGCGCTGAACTATTACGAAAACCACCCCTTCTGGCACGCGCTCCTCACCACCGCCGGGGCGCGCGTCGTCCTCTCCGGGCGCTCCACCTTCGGCCTCTACGAAAAAGGCGCGGGCACCATCATGTCCGACAACATTTGTTTCCCCGCCAAACTCGTCCACGGGCACATCTACGACCTCATCGCCCGCAAAGTCGACCGCATCCTCATGCCCTTCGTGGTTTATGAGCAACGCGAGGACACCCGGTCCGTCAACACCTTCAACTGCCCCGTCGTCACCGGCTATTCCGACGTCGTCCGCAGCGCCATCGATCCCGAAAAGAAACACGGCATCGCGCTCGACGCCCCCAGCGTCACCTTCCACGACACCAAGCTCCTGGAGCGCGCCTGCCGTGGTTATATTGTGGATACACTCGGCCTCCCCGCGCGCGTCTTCCCGCGCGCCTTCGCCGCCGCGCTCGGCGCCCAGGAAGCGCACGCCCGCGGCCTCGCCGAAAAAGCCCGCGCCATCGCCGTTTCCGCCGCCGAAAAAGGCCGCCTCCTCATCCTCCTGGCCGGACGCCCCTACCACACTGATCCGCTCATCCAGCACAAAGTCGCCGACATGATCGCGGCCTTCGGAGCGGACGTCATCAGCGAGGACATCGTCCGCCTGGACGACGACCCCGCCGCCGCCGACCCCGGCACCGTGCGCCAGTGGGCCTACACCAACCGCATCCTCAAAGCCGCCCGCTGGGTGGCCGGCGCGCCCGCCCACGTGCACTTCGTGCAGCTCACCTCCTTCGGCTGCGGCCCCGACGCCTTTGTCATCGACGAGGCGGGCGATATTCTCCGCCGCGCCGGCAAAAGCCATACCATCCTGAAAATCGACGACATCAACAACCTCGGCTCGCTCCGCCTCCGCATCCGCTCCCTCGTCGAAAGCCTCGAATACCGCGCCGCCGCCCCCGCAGGTGCGTCGCTAGCGACGCCCGCCACCGGCGCGGCAGCGCCCGCAATCGTTCCGAGCGGAGCGACATGTCTTCCAAATCAAAAATCGAAAATCGAAAATTCCACCACCCCCGCCTTCACCGCCGCCGACCGCCGCCGCACCATCCTTGCGCCCTTCTTTTCCGAAGCCTACTCGCCCTTCATCCCCGCCATCCTCGGCCTCATGGGCTACCGCGTCGTCAACCTTCCGCCCGCCAACGACGCCTCCATCGACTACGGCCTCAAATACGCCAACAACGAAGTCTGCTATCCCGCCACCCTCGTCGTCGGCGACATCATCCGCGCGCTCAACTCCGGCAAATACCAGGCCGGCGAAATCGCCGCCGGCATCACGCAAACCGGCGGACAATGCCGCGCGTCGAACTACATCGCCCTCATCAAAAAAGCCCTTGTCGCCGCCGGTCATCCGGACGTCCCCGTCATCTCCGTCGCCACCGCCGGCGGCGCGCTCTCCAACGACCAGCCCGGCTTCCAGTTGCGCTGGCGCGGCAACATCCGCCCCACCATCGCCGCCATCCTCTACGCCGACCGCATCGCGCAGATGCACAACGCCACCGCCCCGCGCGAACGCGCGCCCGGCGCGTCCGCCCGCCTGCGTGACGATTACGCCGCGGCCGGCGCCGCCTGCGTCGCCCGCCGCGACCTCCCCGCCCTGTATCAACTCCTCCGCGAGGCCGCGCGCGACTTCAACGCCGCCGCCGATCCCGCCAAAACCCGCATCCCCCGCATCGGCATCGTCGGCGAAATCTACGTCAAGTATAACTCCATCGGAAACAAAAACATCGTCGAGTGGCTCATCGCCCAGGGCATCGAGCCCGTCGTGCCGCCCCTCGCCGGCTTCTTTCTCCAGGAATTTCCCAACCGCCGCACCAACGTCGCGCAAAACCTCGCCCACCGCACCGGGCTCCCCTTCATGGACACGCTCGCCTACGCGCTCGTGCGCCATTACCTGAAAAAATTTGACCGCATCGGCTCCGCCTTCCGCCACCACCATCCCTTCCCCGACATCTACGGGGAGGCGAAGTCCGCCTCGCGCATCATCAACCTCGCCGCCCAATACGGCGAGGGCTGGCTCATCCCCGCCGAACTCTCCTCCTTCGCGCACCGCGGCATCCACAACGCCGTCAGCCTGCAGCCCTTCGGCTGCATCGCGAATCACCTCGTGGCCAAAGGCATCGAAAAACGCATCCGTGACCTCTACCCGCGCATGAACCTCCTGTTCCTCGACCTCGACAGCGGCGCCAGCGAGGCGAACCTGCTGAACCGGCTCCATTTCATGATCCAAAACGCCAGAGTGGAAGCCACCCGGTCCTCCGCGCCCGAATTGGTGGAAATGTGA
- a CDS encoding small ribosomal subunit Rsm22 family protein, whose translation MDISRLDWHALDRLRDGFIGGAAARGPYWQTAADLANYDATYGERIGWKLDHVLAELRQRRWTPRARTVIDWGCGSGIAGRRVVGALGIENFDTLNAWDHSPLARAFAADAARRAFPLLNVADAAPENTDAPFLLVASHVINELSPPARDSLLALARRADAIIWVEPGTHTDSRALVSVREAFRADFQVVAPCPHQSACGLLAAGAERHWCHFFAPPPAGIYADSDWVKFGQRAGIDLRSLPYSFLVLEKKGARASSAMPPLPPGTSRIIGRPRFHKAHATLCNCDEAGIAELALPKRADPAFFKTLERDPPHPPLHRWEREGDRITAVEPALPLPPG comes from the coding sequence ATGGACATCTCCCGACTCGACTGGCACGCGCTTGACCGGCTTCGCGATGGATTCATCGGCGGTGCCGCCGCCCGCGGGCCGTATTGGCAGACGGCCGCCGACCTTGCCAACTACGACGCCACCTACGGGGAGCGCATCGGATGGAAATTGGACCATGTCCTCGCCGAGCTTCGCCAGCGTCGCTGGACGCCGCGCGCGCGCACGGTGATCGACTGGGGCTGCGGCAGCGGCATCGCGGGCAGGCGCGTCGTCGGCGCGCTCGGTATCGAAAATTTCGATACACTCAACGCCTGGGACCACTCGCCCCTCGCGCGGGCGTTCGCCGCCGACGCCGCCCGGCGCGCGTTTCCCTTGCTGAACGTCGCCGACGCCGCGCCGGAAAACACCGACGCCCCCTTCCTCCTCGTTGCCAGCCACGTCATCAACGAGCTTTCCCCTCCCGCGCGGGATTCGCTTCTTGCCCTCGCGCGCCGGGCCGACGCGATCATCTGGGTCGAACCCGGCACCCATACGGACAGCCGCGCGCTCGTTTCCGTCCGCGAGGCATTCCGCGCGGATTTCCAAGTCGTCGCCCCGTGCCCGCATCAATCCGCCTGCGGCCTGCTCGCGGCCGGCGCCGAACGTCATTGGTGCCATTTCTTCGCCCCGCCGCCCGCCGGCATTTACGCCGACTCCGACTGGGTGAAATTCGGCCAACGCGCCGGCATCGATCTGCGCAGCCTGCCGTATAGCTTTCTCGTGCTCGAAAAAAAAGGGGCGCGCGCATCCTCCGCCATGCCGCCGCTGCCTCCGGGAACCTCGCGCATCATCGGCCGCCCGCGTTTTCACAAAGCCCACGCCACACTCTGCAACTGCGACGAAGCCGGCATCGCCGAACTCGCGCTGCCCAAGCGCGCCGATCCCGCCTTCTTCAAAACACTCGAACGCGATCCGCCCCACCCGCCCCTGCACCGGTGGGAACGGGAGGGAGACCGCATCACCGCCGTCGAACCGGCGCTCCCGCTCCCACCCGGATAA
- a CDS encoding N-acetylmuramoyl-L-alanine amidase, protein MTTRRAFLQTAGLALLGMGFAPAILLGAEERTYRIRKGDTLSSIAARHGISVAALKQRNQLKSDTIITGQRLIIPAAGVSAVPRSVAPVPALSGIIAATRSLKIQRGRWKYLVVHHSGIEAGNARAYNNAHRERGMEHGLAYHFVIGNGRDSGDGEIEIGPRWLKQLDGGHVRNHSYNQHGIGICLVGNFEKRRVGPAQLASMTMLLDWLRKDAPLGTRPSVTVHRWVDRNHTVCPGRYFPFDTIKKRYA, encoded by the coding sequence ATGACCACCCGCCGCGCATTCCTTCAAACCGCCGGGCTGGCGCTGCTCGGAATGGGGTTCGCGCCGGCGATTCTCCTTGGCGCGGAGGAAAGGACATATCGTATCAGGAAAGGCGATACGCTCAGCTCCATCGCCGCGCGGCACGGCATCTCCGTCGCCGCGCTCAAGCAGCGCAACCAACTGAAATCCGACACGATCATCACCGGGCAAAGACTCATCATCCCTGCCGCCGGCGTGAGCGCCGTGCCGCGCTCCGTCGCCCCCGTCCCGGCGCTCTCGGGGATCATCGCCGCCACCAGGAGCCTGAAAATCCAGCGCGGCCGCTGGAAATACCTCGTCGTGCACCACAGCGGCATCGAGGCCGGAAACGCCCGCGCCTACAACAACGCGCACCGCGAGCGCGGCATGGAACACGGGCTGGCCTACCATTTTGTCATCGGCAACGGACGCGACTCCGGCGACGGCGAGATCGAGATCGGCCCGCGCTGGCTCAAGCAGCTCGACGGCGGCCACGTGCGCAATCATTCCTACAACCAGCACGGCATCGGCATCTGTCTGGTCGGCAATTTCGAGAAACGCCGCGTCGGCCCCGCGCAACTCGCCTCGATGACCATGCTGCTCGACTGGCTGCGCAAGGACGCCCCGCTCGGCACCAGGCCGTCCGTCACCGTGCACCGCTGGGTTGACCGCAACCACACGGTCTGCCCCGGCCGCTACTTTCCGTTCGACACGATCAAGAAACGCTACGCGTGA
- the hemC gene encoding hydroxymethylbilane synthase, which produces MPRKKLILATRRSPLALAQARMAAARLGERLGVETELLQLVTTGDRQTEWSLEKRGGKGLFTGELEQALLRGEADAAVHSAKDLPGDMADGLAVAGYLPREDPRDVLVLRAGVTEPARIATGSPRRRLQIGQLFPSAAFTEIRGNVDTRLRKIATGEGGADATLLAAAGLRRLGIGEWPGVAFHALGCKHMVPAIGQAAIAVQCRAADAAHFAGALDAETARRVTLERAFQTALGGGCHTAAAAHATADTLWFFHEETGLRSLPLAPADFEEPAATAGRLLRYLGVKV; this is translated from the coding sequence GTGCCGAGGAAAAAACTCATTCTGGCCACCCGCAGGAGTCCGCTCGCGCTCGCGCAGGCCCGCATGGCCGCGGCGCGCCTCGGGGAGCGGCTGGGCGTGGAGACGGAGTTGCTCCAGCTCGTCACGACCGGCGACCGCCAGACGGAATGGTCGCTGGAAAAGCGCGGCGGCAAGGGACTTTTCACGGGCGAGCTCGAGCAGGCGCTGCTGCGCGGCGAGGCCGATGCGGCCGTGCACAGCGCGAAGGACCTGCCCGGCGACATGGCGGACGGGCTCGCCGTCGCCGGCTATCTGCCGCGCGAGGACCCGCGCGATGTGCTGGTGTTGCGCGCGGGCGTGACGGAACCGGCCAGGATTGCCACCGGCAGTCCGCGCCGCCGCCTGCAAATCGGCCAGCTTTTCCCTTCCGCCGCCTTCACCGAGATTCGCGGCAACGTGGACACCCGCCTGCGCAAAATCGCGACGGGCGAGGGCGGGGCGGATGCGACGCTGCTCGCCGCCGCCGGCCTGCGCCGCCTCGGCATCGGCGAATGGCCGGGCGTGGCGTTTCACGCGCTCGGCTGCAAACACATGGTGCCCGCGATCGGCCAGGCGGCCATCGCCGTGCAATGCCGCGCCGCCGATGCCGCGCATTTTGCCGGGGCGCTCGATGCGGAAACCGCGCGGCGCGTGACGCTGGAGCGCGCCTTTCAAACCGCTCTGGGCGGGGGCTGCCACACCGCCGCCGCCGCGCATGCGACGGCCGACACGCTTTGGTTTTTCCACGAGGAGACCGGCCTGCGCAGCCTGCCGCTTGCGCCCGCCGATTTCGAGGAGCCCGCCGCCACCGCGGGCCGCCTGCTGCGTTATTTGGGGGTTAAGGTGTAG
- a CDS encoding diadenylate cyclase, whose translation MRLEKIIARSRVIDLHGTDMKQALDELLTVSLSRFPDLKQEALLRGLIQRESTMTTYLGKGVALPHVRVKLGRRYILAIGRSKAGVHHDGTKSDEPARLILMLLADEKARNYLQVLTAIARLMDDDHFVRSLIDAPTLNDLHERLFSAFGGLAAKPARAAQQSRVNRMMMRQAERVARGAGCSAIMVFGDTFSGPADLRNWKARMRSLLVTRALIDPAQFKGVFESVIQVRTFSKQRLAQLRSAILVGITRGVLNFTDRVCCLGGIAGSNQLDAVVLVDVGREFQTLLTQHTDLLPDDVKPEVLERVLGIATELAVEGREGKPIGCLFVLGDTARVDKLTKPLVMNPFYGYKEEDRNILNPFMDETVKEFSSIDGAFVIRGDGVVMSAGSLIQASDNDHALPSGLGSRHAAAAAISVVAQCIAIAVSSSTGQVSLFRRGVMLPLMEKGKFSAI comes from the coding sequence ATGCGGCTTGAAAAAATCATCGCCCGCAGTCGAGTGATTGACCTGCACGGCACCGACATGAAGCAGGCGCTCGACGAGCTCCTCACGGTGTCGCTGAGCCGCTTCCCCGACTTGAAGCAGGAGGCGCTGCTGCGCGGCCTCATCCAGCGCGAAAGCACCATGACCACCTACCTCGGCAAGGGGGTGGCCCTGCCGCACGTGCGGGTGAAGCTCGGGCGTCGCTACATCCTCGCCATCGGCCGCAGCAAGGCCGGCGTGCATCACGACGGCACCAAGTCCGACGAACCGGCACGCCTCATCCTCATGCTTCTCGCCGACGAGAAGGCGCGCAACTACCTGCAAGTGCTCACGGCCATCGCGCGGCTGATGGACGACGATCACTTCGTTCGGTCTCTCATCGACGCGCCCACGCTGAACGACCTGCACGAGCGGCTGTTCTCGGCTTTCGGCGGGCTGGCCGCAAAGCCCGCGCGCGCCGCGCAGCAAAGCCGCGTGAACCGCATGATGATGCGCCAGGCCGAGCGCGTGGCACGCGGCGCGGGTTGCAGCGCCATCATGGTTTTCGGCGACACCTTTTCCGGCCCGGCCGACCTGCGCAACTGGAAGGCCAGGATGCGCTCGCTCCTCGTCACCCGCGCGCTCATCGACCCCGCCCAGTTCAAGGGGGTGTTTGAGAGCGTCATCCAGGTCCGCACCTTTTCCAAGCAGCGCCTCGCGCAACTGCGCAGCGCCATCCTCGTCGGGATCACGCGCGGCGTGCTCAACTTCACCGACCGCGTGTGCTGCCTCGGCGGCATCGCGGGCTCGAACCAGCTGGACGCCGTGGTCCTAGTGGACGTGGGGCGCGAGTTCCAGACGCTCCTCACGCAGCACACCGACCTGCTGCCCGACGATGTGAAACCCGAGGTGCTCGAGCGCGTGCTCGGCATCGCCACCGAGCTCGCCGTGGAGGGCCGCGAGGGCAAGCCCATCGGCTGCCTCTTCGTGCTCGGCGACACCGCCCGCGTGGACAAGCTGACCAAGCCGCTCGTGATGAATCCATTTTATGGATACAAGGAGGAGGACCGCAACATCCTCAACCCCTTCATGGACGAGACGGTGAAGGAGTTTTCCTCGATCGACGGCGCGTTTGTGATTCGCGGCGACGGCGTCGTGATGTCGGCCGGCAGCCTCATCCAGGCGAGCGACAACGACCACGCGCTGCCCAGCGGGCTCGGCAGCCGCCATGCGGCAGCGGCGGCGATCTCGGTCGTGGCGCAGTGCATCGCGATCGCCGTCTCGTCGAGCACCGGCCAGGTCTCGCTCTTCCGCCGCGGCGTCATGCTGCCGCTGATGGAGAAGGGGAAATTCAGCGCGATCTGA
- a CDS encoding NADH-quinone oxidoreductase subunit A, which translates to MPVLVQICLAAGVAAVVIGASHLIGQRMRKRTRLTDEAYECGVKSDGAPHTRFSVKFYITAMLFILFDIEVVFLIPWAVVYREFLAHNIEIIAPILFFIFVIVLGLLYEVRKGALEWEK; encoded by the coding sequence TTGCCCGTTCTAGTCCAAATCTGCCTCGCGGCCGGGGTCGCGGCGGTGGTCATTGGCGCCAGCCACCTGATCGGCCAGCGCATGAGAAAACGGACGCGGCTCACGGACGAGGCCTATGAATGCGGGGTGAAATCCGACGGCGCGCCGCACACGCGCTTCTCGGTGAAATTCTACATCACCGCGATGCTCTTCATCCTTTTCGACATCGAGGTCGTTTTCCTCATCCCGTGGGCGGTGGTTTACCGGGAGTTTCTGGCGCATAACATCGAGATCATAGCGCCGATTCTGTTCTTCATTTTTGTCATCGTGCTGGGGCTCCTGTATGAGGTGCGCAAAGGAGCGCTCGAGTGGGAGAAGTAA
- the dnaX gene encoding DNA polymerase III subunit gamma/tau — protein MSTAYQVIARKWRPQTFDDVVGQDHVVRTLKNAIARNRIAHAYLLVGPRGTGKTTTARIFAKALNCTGGPKADFDPQDPACLAIAEGSHLDVIEIDGASNNGVDQVRDLRDTVQYAPAQGKFKVYIIDEVHMLSTAAFNALLKTLEEPPEHVKFVFATTDPQKVLPTIVSRCQRFDLKPIPAPLIIERLKKIAAEEKINATDEALACIARMADGGMRDAQSIFDQMISFCGNDIGEPDVLDVYGLVSGEKIAALAAALAAGDHPKIIGIVDECDQSGRDLVRLLADLQALVREALIEAIGQGGRTDRLGGVQMTTEQLTRLLDGLREGEGAVKLGLAEKINFEVTLLKAVEASRARAIDSLIKELTSLAAEAPESAPAPENSEKKKT, from the coding sequence ATGTCCACCGCCTACCAAGTCATTGCCCGCAAGTGGCGCCCGCAGACGTTTGATGACGTAGTCGGGCAGGACCATGTCGTCCGCACCCTGAAAAACGCCATCGCCCGCAACCGCATCGCGCACGCCTACCTGCTCGTCGGGCCGCGCGGCACAGGCAAGACCACCACCGCGCGCATCTTCGCGAAGGCCCTCAACTGCACCGGCGGCCCGAAAGCCGACTTCGATCCGCAAGACCCCGCCTGCCTCGCCATCGCCGAAGGTTCGCACCTCGACGTCATCGAAATCGACGGTGCCTCCAACAACGGCGTGGACCAGGTCCGCGATCTCCGCGACACCGTTCAATACGCGCCCGCCCAGGGAAAATTCAAAGTCTACATCATCGACGAGGTGCACATGCTTTCCACGGCGGCGTTCAACGCCCTCCTGAAAACCTTGGAGGAGCCGCCCGAGCACGTGAAGTTTGTCTTCGCCACCACGGATCCGCAAAAAGTCCTTCCCACCATCGTCTCCCGCTGCCAGCGCTTCGACCTCAAGCCCATCCCCGCGCCCCTCATCATCGAGCGCCTCAAAAAAATCGCCGCCGAGGAGAAAATAAACGCCACCGACGAAGCCCTCGCCTGCATCGCCCGCATGGCCGACGGCGGCATGCGCGATGCGCAGTCCATCTTTGACCAGATGATTTCGTTTTGCGGCAACGACATCGGCGAGCCCGACGTGCTCGATGTCTACGGCCTCGTTTCCGGCGAAAAAATCGCCGCGCTCGCCGCCGCGCTCGCCGCCGGCGATCATCCGAAAATCATCGGCATCGTGGACGAATGCGACCAGTCGGGCCGCGATCTCGTGCGCCTCCTCGCCGATTTGCAGGCCCTCGTGCGCGAGGCCCTCATCGAGGCCATCGGGCAGGGCGGCCGCACCGACCGGCTCGGCGGCGTGCAGATGACCACCGAGCAGCTCACCCGCCTCCTCGACGGCCTTCGCGAAGGAGAGGGCGCGGTGAAGCTCGGGCTCGCCGAGAAAATCAATTTCGAAGTCACGCTCCTCAAGGCGGTCGAGGCCAGCCGCGCGCGCGCCATCGACTCGCTCATCAAGGAACTCACCTCGCTTGCCGCCGAGGCCCCCGAATCGGCGCCCGCGCCGGAGAACAGCGAAAAAAAAAAGACCTGA